Within the Cydia strobilella chromosome 25, ilCydStro3.1, whole genome shotgun sequence genome, the region agccaaccTTTTCATTACCTAGGgaaaacacattgaaaagggcctcgcCGATGTGGTTTTCGCCCGCGGCTAAATTGGGTCACGCTACGCCACTAATGATGCTCCACGCTCTGGTCGCCCAATCGAAGTCACTACTGAGGATGTTGTTGAAGAAGTCCATAATATCGTACTCGACGACCGCCGAATAAAGGTGCGTGAAATAGCTGAGAAGATAGGCATCTCCACTGAGAGAGTATACAAAATCATGCACAATGATTTGGCACCAAAATTATCCCCCACGAAAGTCCTCTTTCATCAAGTATCAAGACAATGCCCCAGTGTACACCTCAACTATTGCAATGGCAAAAATTCatgaataggctagatgacaaatttttaataatttctttataaaaataaaagagaacAAGCGTATTGAAAGAAATGAAATACCTATGCGAATAGGAACGAAGGAAtgacaataggtacctattggcATATAGAGACGAAGagtttcgttatcgtagcgcaagcgattgtcaacttggctaggcaccctttGCACACCGGATGCTTGTGCGTAGACGTGCACGGGCGTGTTGTAATATAATGAGTGCACACCGCTTGTGCGTGCGCGCGCACTTCTAAgcacacgcagccggtgtgctctggAGTTCAATGTTAGCTTCTGTTCCGCACACTCGCTCCAAGTACTTGGCATTCTCACTTGTACGGGAAAAACAAATTCTCGTACACGTGAGAATTGTGTACTGGACACTTAGCACGCGTgtgcggagccgaagccaacaacATGCCCTTTCGATTTCGACAGTTTTATGAAAAGTAGGCACCGAGCGATACCACATTTATGTCATTCTTACTGAAAGTGTTATTAGCTCCACGAGTACTGTGGTAACCTGTAAAAAGGATAGACAGAATGGTTTCGATTGAAGTCTGTGCGAAACACGAATAATtgcggccctgaaaagggccttgtCAGATAGCATTCACATTACCAAAGCATAATCaactcaataaataatttatcacaTTCGAGTCTATCCACCGAAACCGTACAACGTCCTGCCTTGTCTCTTTAGCGCGTAGACGACGTCCATTGCAGTGACCGTTTTCCTCTTAGCGTGTTCAGTGTACGTCACGGCATCTCTGATGACGTTTTCTAGAAACACCTTCAGCACGCCGCGAGTTTCTTCGTAAATGAGGCCGGAAATTCTCTTAACGCCGCCACGGCGTGCAAGTCTTCTAATGGCAGGCTTGGTGATCCCCTGGATGTTATCGCGGAGAACCTTTCTGTGGCGTTTGGCGCCTCCTTTCCCGAGCCCCTTGCCTCCTTTGCCACGGCCAGTCATTGCGAGATGTTTACAGTTCAGCAGTTGATATGAGACTGCGCTCGCCGCGGAGCGCTGCGTATTTATAGGCGCGGTCgagtgattatttttatttaggagTGTAGATGTGGTTAGCCGTTTTGGAGGTACCCTCAGAATATTTAAACGGAAGAATACGGGGCTATTTTCTATTGGCTACTTGGTAACTAACGTAAACCAATAGAACATccgataaaattaattttgctgttatttagggtcggttgcaccaaactgtttgtaaaaactgcaaaattttattgtatggaaagtttcataggaaaccgccgcggcgcgccgggtgacgttgatcagtctgtcaagtgcggatggtggaACTGGCACTTAATCTGTAGCCGCCCTAAATTCAATTTGACCCTCATTAAGTAATTGGAAATTTCAAATAATGGAAGTGTGAACCACTATACTCGGACTGCCATagagaataaatttaatatcagTTTATTATCAATGCTTGGCAACGCCCATTGTGACATTCTCGGCGTTGCAAGCGCAAATACACTACGGCAGctgttttaacccttaaatgcattatttttagggttccgtacccaaagggtaaaaacgggaccctattactaaaactccgctgtccgtccgtctgtcaccaggctgtatctcatgaaccgtgatagctagacagctgaaatttttacagataatgtagttctgttgctgctatagcaacaaatactaaaaacaaaataaaataaatatttaacgggggctcccatacaacaaactttatttttttgccatttttagggttccatacccaaagggtaaaaacaggaccctattaccaaagaggatataataagatagagcggtacagtcatagtaaattttgtaatcacagtaaattcactgccatctatcgacatactttaaaactaaaaatgaagttttataaaaatacgttcaaatgtatttaaatatggataaatgatttttttatttgcattatattttttcatatgattttgacccatgttctttcactgatatgcgttaagagcccgtagtcgatttgaaaacgcgcgaagatacgacttttacacagtaaccgaacgccggccgctgcttgaaacaacgcgaccgcctaaacaatattgatactttcgcaacattatgcgtcactttataactttaattaggttaaaataaaactttcggtatatttgatataatcgtttattactcttaacaatttacctatgtattcatataatacatacaaattatatagcatgatgataatgaaaaaaaaaaataaggcaatatcttatatatatataatcatcttactcgcgttatcccagcctttttgccacggctcatggaagtctgctggggtccgcttggcaactaatcccaagaattggcgtaggcactagtttttacgaaagcgactgcgatccgactttccaacgttccaacccagaggggaaactagccttttgttgaaatttggtatacagatagtttgaatcccggggaaggacatagaatactttttattcaagaactcaccctttaagggggtggaaatttgtatggagaatcaataaacgctgaaccgattaagatgaaatgaggtatggacatagtttgagtcctggggaaggacataggataggttttaccccagaaacgggggggggggggggtaatggaaatttgtatgggatccaataaaaccgatttggatggaatttgatattatggagatagtcttaatcgttgggaagggtgataataatttttatttccaaagtcatcctcttctcttctccactcttctaacacacgctcaacgtgtggttggttgtacgatgaatactgctcaagacctggaacacctggagtgcttctgggtgcaaagggtcaggggtaacactcgctcaacgtgccgctggtagagtatgatggggaaaactcaagacctggaacacctgaagtgctgctgggtgcaaagggtcaggggtaacactcgctcaacatgccgctggtagtgtgtagtgtacgatggatacagctcaagacttggaacacctggaatgcttctgggtgcaaagagtcaggggtaacactcgctcaacgtgctgctggtagtgtatgatagggaaagctccagacctggaacacctggagtgctgctgggtacaaagggtcaggggtaacgggtaacactcgctcaacgtggcgctggtagtgtatgatggggaaagctccagatctgaaacacctggagtgctgctgagtgcaaagggtcaagggcaaagggtgggtaacactcgctcaacgtgttgtgggtagtgtatgacggagacagctcaaaacctggaacacctggagtgctgctggacgcatcggatcaggggtaaaactcttttaatctgaagttggtagagtatgctgtaggcaggttaagttcttcaagacctggaacacctggagggctgccagatgaagcaggcacctgaccagagctaccacacgtttaacatgcagtaggtactgggggttaaaagagggtggaagttctgataacaataaatgaacctgagttccactaagtacagccagggttcatcatcagctctatcttgggtactgctctcctaactgctcatcaagacgtgtcggaagaccaaaacagcgtgtgcctatgttgcaccaaacctgcgttccactaggtacagccagggttcagcatcagctccatcttgggtactgctctcctaattgctcatcaagacgtgtcgaataaccaaaacagcgtgtgcctatgttgcacgaaacctgatttccactaggtacagccagggttcagcatcagctccatcttgggtactgctctcctaattgctcatcaagacgtgtcggaagaccaaaacagcgtgtgcctatgttgcaccaaacctgcgttccactaggtacagccagggttcagcatcagctccatcttgggtactgctctcctaattgctcatcaagacgtgtcgaataaccaaaacagcgtgtgcctatgttgcacgaaacctgatttccactaggtacagccagggttcagaatcagctccatcttgggtactgctctcctaattgctcatcaagacgtgtcggaagaccaaaacagcgtgtgcctatgttgcaccaaacctgcgttccactaggtacagccagggttcagcatcagctccatcttgggtactgctctcctaattgctcatcaagatgtgtcgaataaccaaaacagcgtgtgcctatgttgcacgaaacctgatttccactaggtacagccagggttcagcatcagctccatcttgggtactgctctcctaattgctcatcaatacgtgtcggaagaccaaaacagcgtgtgcctatgttgcaccaaacctgcgttccactaggtacagccagggttcagcatcagctccatcttgggtactgctctcctaattgctcatcaatacgtgtcggaagaccaaaacagcgtgtgcctatgttgcaccaaacctgcgttccactaggtacagccagggttcagcatcagctccatcttgggtactgctctcctaattgctcatcaagacgtgtcgaataaccaaaacagcgtgtgcctatgttgcacgaaacctgatttccactaggtacagccagggttcagcatcagctccatcttgggtactgctctcctaattgctcatcaagacgtgtcggaataccaaaacagcgtgtgcctatgttgcaccaaacctgcgttccattaggtacagccagggttcagcatcagctctatcttgggtactgctctcccaagtgctcatcaagacgtgtcggaagaccaaaacagcgtgtgcctatgttgcacgaaacctgatttccactaggtacagccagggttcagcatcagctccatcttgggtactgctctcctaattgctcatcaagacagaccaaaacagcgtgtgcctatgttgcactaaacctgcgttccaaaaggtacagccagggttcagcatcagctcagctctatgtatactaaaaccttctccagaacacttttctaaaaaccgcatcaaaatcggttcagccaaatgcgagataatcgcgaacaaacatacatacatacatatacatacaaacatacgggtcaaactgagtacctcctttttttgaaggcggttaataaacaagtacttacaacccaaggattaaagtttctggtcgcagtttacacgcacacagtacagccaaacacgcaaacaaatataactttttacacggcgagcgacgcacacaatgataaataacttcgtcgtcgtcgatgcaacgtgcggagccgatcaacaaacgtcctgcctctaccagctcccgcgcgggactgaggccgcgagcgcgtgtcaccgatgttataccagaaaaaggggaagtttttaaaaaatcgtcagaaaataaaagttgcaatttaaataaaatgaagtacagcaacagtttaagtaaacattgcattttatttgagtatgcaatctacgtcgaaaataagtagattttcggaggaattgtcacttgttttgaggtcatttctggagaaaattgaattcgtttaactttcatttcctcgaactctaagtcatatcatataacaacaatgtaatctgataaacctagagtacagaatatgtgtaatacaaatttaccatttttagcagtccaaactttacgaaatttacaaataagagcatcaaagtcagtgctttacacgcgtttacctaaacgtccatcagaaaaaaattcattactaatttagtaagccttttttcaaaaaaatgatctgataaacctagagataagaagtcgtgctaatagaaaccagtacttgttatttcaattaggtaacaaaaggtgtacaatttcacagaagaaatctatcaactttacatttttgcgactaaaatcgtaaccgggctcttaaaattataaataacaaacgaaaccgtcaacgccctctatacgagagtaggccaaaactagtggtgccaactgatcgagaatcaaattttcgtgattttcgaggcacgttttttccttagactgtgtccatctattacggagttatatctatctttgctattactaagactccgctgtccgtctgtcaccaggctgtatctcatgaaccgtgatagctagacagttgaaattttcacagatgatgccgccataacaacaaatactaaaaacagaataatataaatatttaaatggggctcccatacaacaaacgtgatttttttgctgtttttttccgtaatggtacggaacccttcgtgcgcgagtccgactcgcacttggccggtttttttatagataagtATACGTACggaaaaaataggtacattgttaaaaattgtgtcatTGTgtcccttggaacgcgagtcagactcgcacttggccggtttttattagatCATTATGACAAACGGTGGTAAAAAGGTTAGACATACAGTATGGTGCAAACGCATAGCTTAACTTACTTTTATACTTATaccagcttttgcccgcgacttcgtctgcgtggactgagtaaccgcagctagagtaagaatagcgcctggaaaaattctcatagcaatctaaatttaagcatattatgcacacaaattagcaggcacttcgttaattatctcaattccaccccgctttttactttcttaagggatgattttcgggataatattctatgtccttctcagggactcaacctatctctatgccaaatttcatctaaatcggttcagcggtttaagcgtgaagagggaacacacagacagaaagacagagactttcgcatttataatattagtatggattagtgtAGATTGGCTGAATATGTTGTGTTTTATACCTAGGTAGTTGGATTGGCCTTTCAGAGGGTAAACACTAcaatggcccaaaaatacgttcacaattttttttacaaagattTTCATATTATCATAATCATACTTTATTGCGACCATGGTTTTAAAGGTGTAATTTTTTCTTATACTTATACTTCTTCTACacaatttaatacaaattttaaactaCGATCAtttcaaacttgttcatagatggcagcaccagtctctctcgctacaaccaaagatagatataactccgtaatagatagatacagtctaaggaaaaaacgtgcctccaaaatcacgaaaatttgattctcgatcagatggcgccactagttttggccaactctcgtatagagggcgttgacggtttcgtttgttatttataattttaacgcatatcagtgaaagaacatgggtcaaaatcatataaaaaaaaataatgcaaataaaataatcatttatccatatttaaatacatttgaacgtatttttataaatcttcatttttagttttaaagtatgtcgatagatggcagtgaatttacagtggttacaaaatttactatgacattaccgctctatcttattatatcctcattgctacaACGTACATCCGTAAGGACTTCGTttaggtgcaagcgcgcactgcttgcccttagagctggtcaaagacgcctagtcttactaagatggcatatagtcgagaaattcggacgggcaccgccgtggcggggtggcctaggggttcatggcgttagccgcgatagctaaagacgccggttcgaatccggccttcaccactggagggcttcgtcactttttctttaatatatgacatctattacagttttttacgatcatttaattaaaacaaagtaAACGTCAAAGTATTTGTGGGCCACCTTGTACAATGGAATGTAATAAAATGACGGCATTGCTTTATATACATTTATTGACTACACAATCCatatactcatttattttataatatataaactatACTATACATGCAACAACTAcactattaataaaacatttttaaaaatagtttacaAAGAATACTCCATTTAATGCACGGCGCCATCTGTCTCCATAAAAGGCACTTTTAAGGCACCTCGAGTTAACCTTTTGGCTGCCCAGAGCTCACGTGACGTGTAATCACGTCGACGTCTGTCGCAGTCAAAAGTAATGTCACAAAATACACGTTTAGGCCGAGGGCGAAACAATGAAGCCTGAGCTTAGCAACAGATTCAAGAAATTGCCAAACACAAATTTGCAATCAAGTGACACTATTTTACACCTATTTATAGGAATAGGTCCTTTTTTTTGTCTCCCTCTATCAAAAATCTGTTACGAGTTGTgaaaaaataaatcatataataatcATATTCATAATACTTTGGAATTTCATATAACTTTGTTTTGCAAAGCCCTATTGAGAGCTATAAAGTATGTGAAATTCACTGTaaaaaatttcatataaaaataacatgctATCATATATATAGCTTATATTATATTTCGCTATGTATTTAGTTAACAAAACTTAACTTAATGGTGAAACaattgatttaaaatttaaatcaacgtatgtttaaaataaatacgagtTCGTTAACCTTTTCACTGTCaagggtacagtcgccatcagatatatcggagcgggcgaggcgctcacaaatatctgaacacgcctctattgtcaaggcgttagagtgcgtgctcagatattgtgaccaccttggccgctccgatatatctgatggcgactgtacataaaacTAGTATCATCTTGTGACAGTGAAAGAGATAACGTACAGATGtaatgcataattgttttccatcgtattttctcggaaacgttcgtatttgtcatgctacttcagtcaacctcagtactttttgtaccgagactgactgaaatagcataacacgttcgtacgtttccgtgaaaatacgatggaaaataattgtgcactacatctgtaacagAATACGTAAAACGTAAATGCGCTGCAGCATTATCATCTTTACTGATAAAGAATAATGAGAACTAGTATTATTTAATAACTAGAATATAAAGTAAGTTAATAAGCACCCTTTCACTGCTCACGACAGGGTACACACGTGACATTGACGAGTATCGACGTCACACGCGCAGTGAAAGGGTTAAGGCACATCTACGCTgtcatttatttgtaaataaacgaCATTACACCATCCAATATTTGCAAAGATTATTATGAATGTCTGTACGGTACTGTCAGTACGGTGTTTCTGTGAGATGAAATCAGTCAGTTAGGTTTTGAAGAGtttcatattaaatattaccttaacaAGTCTCAACACACAGAAAAAACGTAACGCTCTTGGGCCTCAAAGCTTAGTTTAAGCACATCTTAAATTATTACAGACTTCCAAATATACCCTTTACACATATTGATTTAATCTAACACAATACTTAGACACTTGATAtacaattgtttttactaacatatATTTAACCATaattttcgatttaaaataaaagaacataaaaaaaattaacatgtaCATCTTAAAGTTAGTGATTGGAACCTCCTTTTAAGCTTTAATATAGACTGCGCCAGGAGGTACCGCTCTTCCTTATCTGGAGAATGTTAACAGAATTGTGCTACATTTATGAgatttaaaactaatacctacTGTATGCCACTAATCACTTAAAAGCATTgcacaaaatattgaaaatattaacctaaaatacataattaaattttaataatatcaaaTCCTTTGGGATACCTATCAGTACAAATCACAATCATCGAAGTTATCATGTGCTTTCCTATCAATCATCCTTGgcatacaataattaaaatgttttgttgTCGTTGTAACGACCCACTGTAGTGGGTTGATCTCTTAACCCctttgaccgctaaagacgtcaactgactcGCGCGGCCCAATACCAACtgacagcccaatatcaaccttcgtgcattgcgACAAGGTTCATGAATACGCGCCGCATACGACGGGCGTTGCGTTCAAAGGGTGCGGTTGCCGTATGAAAGTATGTGGTTGCCAGGCAACCGACATTTTTTGATGCGGCAAACGACAGAATCGACGTAGTGTAAATTCGCCATTAGCGTAGTCTTATGCACTTAGCGATAGCCTTCTCGGCAAGTTACATTACGTATAACTTTTTACCATTCTTTTCCATTTTCTATCTGAAAAATTACTACATTTTGATGAGAACTTTCTGAAGTAAATTTTCATTGTGTCAAGTCATTTCTTGTTCCACTTATTACTATAAAATCAATACAACTTATAGTATAACATGTCTAACCCTTTGTACGCCACAAATATATTGACGTCATATCACGTCAGAGCTTTTCATGTGGCATTCAATGGGTTGACCGATAAACATAAGGCGGTATTACAACGAAGATGAGGTGAGGGTTCTTacaactataatataatattatggcCCCATAGTCACTTAACTGTTTTtcaaattcatcatcatcatcatcatatcgtAATCTTACGGTAATTCAGTTATTTTAGGAACTACATTGATAGTAGCGTTATTTTTAGTAATTAAGCTTATAAACAAATTCAATGTGGTAAAATTCACTGTcatgggtgggacttgaacccacgaccacagGATCGCTAATCGAAATACAGCGAAATAGActcatatatggtggaaatattcgctgtattaAGGTCTTGGTAGTTCAGATGGAAGAGGACTGGGCTAGCGAGTAGCAATCTGGTCAAGATTTGATCCGgtggtcgttttttttttattatgaataggcaggcgtttgaccaagTTCAAGTCCCACACAACAccgtgaatttttccacttttaatttgtttctaagcttatTAGCATCGTTCGCAGCCGTCTCTGCtcgatacaaaataaattttagtcATGTCCAGGGTTTATCATTTAAGCCGTTTAGTGTAAAAGATACTACGACTGCACTTATAGCATATCTTGCCGCGTCTCGCGCGACTTTATACGCCAATATGTGATTGATGTGTAAAGTCGCGCGAATTGGAACAAGATACGTAGAGCAGCCCTACACACGAGGCGACGTGGCGGGCACGTAGAGCAGCCCTACACACGAGGCGACGTGGCGGGCACGTAGAGCAGCCCTACACACGAGGCGACGTGGCGGGCACGTAGAGCAGCCCTACACACGAGGCGACGTGGCGGGCACGTAGAGCAGCCCTACACACGAGGCGACGTGGCGGGCACGTAGAGCAGCCCTACACACGAGGCGACGTGGCGGGCACGTAGAGCAGCCCTACACACGAGGCGACGTGGCGGGCACGTAGAGCAGCCCTACACACGAGGCGGAGGTGTCTCGCTCACTGCTCGCTGGCCAGCAGCAGCGCGTCGTCCTGGCGCTGCAGGCGGTAGGTGGACTTGTCGGGCAGGTGGCGCACCAGCTCGTCCGTGAGCCGCACCAGGGCGCCGTTGGGGCCGGACACGAGCACCGTGTCCACTTCCTGCAAAACGACACATTATAttcgttttttattttgataaaaagtAACTCAAAACatattcaaatatttaataaggttttgacaaaaaaaaaacataatattgtcttcggttaccgcgatagttactcatgaaataaaactatgaaaacggattatatcgcgtatattgaatttataatacatcccgacgtttcgaaccctttacagcgttcgtggtcacccgttgaccaaaacatttttggtacaagattttatggctgactgtacttttcttccaACTAGCTTCTCGGCCactggtggacttggtcactttttctttattgtacgatatctatttcatttcagtttataatttgtacttttctgcccacaggcaactaatactcatcgagacaattctaataaCCCCAaccacaattagtttgcgttgttttatcacagagttccaatagccacctcctgtctccatcatcagatcagcttcatgatatcataatattgcattgtcacccgacttacatatgtatgcaaattttcagcttcattggaagtcggttaaggagagtttaaggaaaaattattatttttagggatccgtacccaaagggtaaaaacgggaccctattaccaagactccactgtccatctgtctaccagcaggctgtatctcatgaaccgtgatagctaggcagttgaaattttcacagatgatgtatttctgttgccgctataacaacaaatactaaaaagtacagtccgactcgcacttgtccggtttattTCCACGTGATATGTTTAGGTTACCTTGTGTCCCTGTGCATGTGCGCGGTGCAGCGCCTGCAGCTTGTGCAGCAGCTCGGCCGCGCGGCACGAGTGCAGGTACAAGGCGGAGTACACACCGCCGCCCGCGCTCACGTACACGGTCAGCCGGGGCTCGATACGTCTGTAACAACAAtttatgtgtcgttttcaagcaaaaggtaccacattgtcgcttgccataaggatgctttgacaggtttttcgtataaagatacaagcaattttcgtccttatagtaagcgacaatgtggtaccttttgattgaaaacgtcacatatagagacatgtaccatcgcccaccttaactgtccatcggtggacgtTATGCCTTATGTAATAAGGTCCACTGATGGATAGTTAAGTGTTGCTGTCTGTACTTCTGAAATAGAAAGGGCCGTTTGGACCGTCAAGCCCCGGTATAAAAAATGTAACCCAGACACAAAGTACAAAGCATCAAAATTCTTAAATGTTGTTCTGTAAGCTattagtaaaaataaatttaaaattaacgtTTGGAAGTATTAGAACTAAGGAAATGATAAAATTACAGAAAACATTTGCAATTACTAAAAAATTGGTACGCTACTTGTTGACGTGTATGACGACATGACGTTAAAGGCATGGCggcttctttttttttatgtaataggaagcaaacgagcagacgagccgcctggtgggaagcagtcatcgccgcccatggacataagcaacaccagaggagccacttatgcgttgcccacctttgagaaccctaaatacctgcttcttgaagaaccccatgtcatagcgcaaaggatacacctcagaaggtagctcattccacaacttgcacgtcctgggcaaaaacgagcgagatgctcgcttgtttttggtttgccacgtgtcaagcaaagatagatagaactccgtaatagat harbors:
- the LOC134752954 gene encoding histone H4; this translates as MTGRGKGGKGLGKGGAKRHRKVLRDNIQGITKPAIRRLARRGGVKRISGLIYEETRGVLKVFLENVIRDAVTYTEHAKRKTVTAMDVVYALKRQGRTLYGFGG